A genomic region of Cannabis sativa cultivar Pink pepper isolate KNU-18-1 chromosome 1, ASM2916894v1, whole genome shotgun sequence contains the following coding sequences:
- the LOC115707721 gene encoding GDSL esterase/lipase 1, which yields MAKSSFVLIVLLCSLIIPTKCYGHYSERSADVAASLFIFGDSFFDAGNNNYINTSGQANYYPYGETFFNYPSGRFCDGRILPDFIAEYANLPFIPPYLFPGNHDFKYGANFASGGAGALNETRQGFVINLKTQLGYLKKISNQLKQQMGYTDAKTLFSKAVYIFSVGSNDYSYPFDTNPAVLNSHTTQQYVGMVIGNITEVIQEIYNIGGRKVGFLSLGPIGCAPFARVLNKSGACFEKFTPFLKLHNKQLSIALKDLQSKLKGFKYSLVDVYSFMEERINHPSKYGFKEGKVGCCGSGPYRGNSSCGSKRGEKKYELCENVKDYVFFDNGHPTEKLYNQLATEAWSGKPNNPGTYNLEALFQSN from the exons ATGGCAAAATCAAGCTTTGTCCTTATCGTTCTTTTATGCAGTTTAATAATTCCAACAAAATGTTATGGTCATTATTCTGAAAGATCAGCAGATGTAGCTGCCAGCTTGTTTATATTCGGCGATTCGTTTTTTGATGCAGGAAATAATAACTATATCAACACTTCAGGTCAAGCTAATTACTATCCATACGGTGAAACCTTCTTTAACTACCCATCTGGTAGATTTTGTGATGGCCGAATTCTTCCCGATTTTATTG cTGAGTACGCTAATCTGCCATTCATTCCACCTTATTTATTCCCTGGAAATCATGACTTTAAATATGGGGCGAACTTTGCATCAGGAGGAGCTGGTGCTCTCAATGAAACTAGACAAGGATTT GTGATAAACCTCAAAACTCAACTTGGTTATTTAAAGAAGATTAGCAATCAGCTGAAACAACAAATGGGTTACACAGATGCCAAAACTCTGTTTTCAAAAGCAGTTTACATCTTCAGTGTTGGGAGCAATGATTACTCATACCCTTTCGATACTAACCCCGCCGTTCTAAATTCTCACACAACCCAACAGTATGTGGGAATGGTCATAGGCAACATAACTGAAGTTATTCAg GAAATTTACAACATTGGAGGAAGAAAAGTTGggtttctaagtttgggtcccATCGGGTGTGCACCATTCGCCAGAGTGCTTAATAAGAGTGGTGCCTGTTTTGAAAAATTCACaccctttttaaaattacacaacAAACAACTCTCTATAGCTCTCAAAGATTTACAGTCAAAGCTCAAAGGATTCAAATACTCACTTGTTGACGTTTACTCATTTATGGAAGAACGAATAAACCACCCCTCAAAATATG GTTTTAAAGAAGGGAAGGTAGGATGCTGTGGAAGTGGTCCGTACAGAGGAAATTCGAGCTGTGGAAGTAAGAGAGGAGAGAAAAAATATGAACTATGTGAGAATGTCAAAGACTATGTGTTCTTTGACAATGGTCATCCCACAGAAAAACTATACAATCAACTTGCCACAGAAGCATGGAGTGGAAAGCCTAATAATCCAGGGACTTACAATCTCGAAGCATTATTTCAATCCAACTAA
- the LOC115707720 gene encoding GDSL esterase/lipase 1-like, giving the protein MAKSSFVISVMVVLILLVIPTKCYYPEPLEDGSGSLFIFGDSLYDAGINNYINTIVRANYYPYGETFFKYPSGRFCDGRIIPDFIAEYAKLPLIQPYLYPGNHDFKYGVNFASAGSGALPETRQGIVIDLKTQLGYFKNVSNQLKQQMGYANSKTLLSKAVYMFSVGSNDYLFPFDTNTTVLNSHTTEQYVGMVIGNITEVIQEIYNIGGRKFGFLNLGLLGCTPNGRVLEGGHSGGCFEKPTPFVKLHNLQLSTLLKGLHTKLKGFEYSLVDFYSFWEERIKHPSKYGFKEAKEACCGSGPYRGHFSCGGRRGEKEYEVCENVKDYVFFDSDHPTEKANEQFAKEAWSGKPGFSGAHNLKALFESM; this is encoded by the exons ATGGCAAAATCAAGCTTTGTTATTTCTGTTATGGTTGTATTAATTCTACTTGTAATTCCAACAAAATGTTACTATCCTGAGCCATTAGAAGATGGAAGTGGCAGCTTGTTTATTTTCGGAGATTCTTTATATGATGCTGGAATTAATAACTATATCAATACTATAGTTCGGGCCAATTATTATCCATATGGTGAAACCTTCTTTAAGTACCCATCTGGTAGATTTTGTGATGGCCGAATTATTCCTGATTTTATTG CTGAGTATGCTAAGCTACCTCTCATTCAACCCTATTTGTACCCTGGAAATCACGACTTTAAATATGGGGTGAATTTTGCATCAGCAGGATCTGGTGCTCTGCCTGAAACTAGACAAGGAATT GTGATCGATCTCAAAACTCAACTTGGTTATTTCAAGAACGTTAGCAATCAGCTTAAGCAGCAAATGGGGTATGCAAATTCCAAGACTCTGCTTTCAAAAGCAGTTTACATGTTCAGTGTTGGGAGCAATGATTACTTATTCCCTTTCGATACTAACACCACAGTCCTTAATTCCCACACTACCGAACAGTATGTGGGAATGGTCATAGGCAACATAACTGAAGTTATTCAG GAAATTTACAACATTGGAGGAAGGAAATTTGGATTTCTAAACTTGGGTCTTTTAGGGTGTACACCAAACGGTAGAGTGCTTGAAGGGGGACATAGTGGGGGCTGCTTTGAAAAACCCACACCCTTTGTAAAATTGCACAACCTACAACTCTCGACGTTACTAAAAGGATTACACACAAAGCTTAAAGGATTCGAATACTCACTTGTTGACTTTTACTCATTTTGGGAGGAAAGGATAAAACACCCCTCAAAATATG GGTTTAAAGAAGCGAAGGAGGCATGTTGTGGAAGTGGCCCATACAGAGGACATTTCAGCTGTGGAGGCCGGAGAGGAGAGAAAGAGTATGAGGTATGTGAAAATGTCAAAGATTATGTCTTCTTTGACTCTGATCATCCCACGGAAAAGGCAAACGAGCAATTTGCCAAAGAAGCTTGGAGTGGAAAGCCTGGTTTCTCAGGGGCTCACAATCTCAAAGCATTATTTGAATCCATGTAA
- the LOC133034697 gene encoding uncharacterized protein LOC133034697, with amino-acid sequence MEAAEIELGPMSSVEIEKMVRELTEPGAIDIRDSESTVSARDYLIRTRQAPDIEVEEVEEGWTTPARESGGEEEEAEGSGTDSVDDSQLNEPFSCEDLVSRVVKSDFTTFVRFLGSEPTLIADPVCRIFVDLDKVCYSVFRDLLLTRSFVVIADVPARPTLNAHKKGVAEILGSLPVQDRDWRLLCTTAKLREHKLIPENASLQREPVYKEPSERQQERIDKRLSKQTPRETSDMTFLKSAPVLKIKQKGGTPASSPVVAQKRKSDVMTSLAADSSKKLAKTTQDKGKKVVIDSPVRPRDFLAMQEKLLAEIPYEELVSRSTELAAQSVALFMKAVATPSKETDSLKRQNAHFQENIKRLKQEVAKMEELHKELEEANRAKEQLELELKKSQDTIAEMARDLEAERESGKKQYDQAVSDYIYTTLSKVPDFDFSLLGDEAAEMAEAFRSMSPTRTHGNLPDEIEGAQAEEVENEVVSKIVDEAAPDETTPAA; translated from the exons atggaggccgcggagatagagttaggtccTATGTCTTCTGTGGAGATCGAGAAGATGGTACGGGAGCTTACCGAACCTGGGGCAATCGATATCCGAGATAGTGAATCCACAGTGTCAGCTCGCGACTACCTCATCCGTACGAGGCAGGCTcctgacatcgaggtcgaggaggtggaggagggatGGACTACTCCAGCCCGCGAGTCAggtggggaagaagaggaagcggaAGGGAGCGGGACGGACTCGGTTGACGACTCCCAACTGAACGAGCCTTTCTCATGCGAAGACCTAGTCTCGCGAGTCGTCAAGTCTGACTTCACCACTTTCGTGAG gttcctgggatcagaaccgactttaatcgcagacccagtATGTCGCATATTTGTTGACTTAGATAAGGTTTGTTACTCTGTTTTTCGAGATCTTTTGCTAACTCGTTCTTTTGTTGTCATCGCGGATGTACCGGCTCGACCAACGCTTAACGCTCATAAAAAGGGGGTAGCTGAAATTCTTGGgagtcttccggtacaagatcgcgactggcgattgctgtgtacgactgccaaattgcgagaacacaaactgatccctgagaacgcgagtcttcaacgggagccaGTATATAAAGAACCATCTGAGAGACAGCAGGAGCGGATAGATAAACGGCTTTCCAAGCAAACTCCTCGAGAAACTTCAG ACATGACTTTCctgaagtctgcccctgtcctgaagatcaagcaAAAGGGTGGGACACCGGCTTCTTCACCAGTCGTCGcacagaagaggaagagcgatgtgatgaCTTCGCTCGCTGCAGATTCCTCCAAGAAGTTGGCCAAGACCACTCAGGATAAGGGGAAGAAGGTTGTCATTGATTCTCCGGTTCGCCCTCGCGACTTCCTGGCTATGCAGGAAAAATTACTGGCCGAGATTCCTTATGAGGAACTTGTTTCTCGATCAACTGAACTGGCCGCACAATCTGTGGCTTTGTTTATGAAAGCCGTGGCCACGCCTTCGAAGGAAActgactcgctgaagaggcagaacgcCCATTTTCAGGAAAACATAAAGAGGCTGAAGCAGGAGGTGGCCAAGATGGAGGAACTTCACAAGGAGCTCGAGGAAGCCAACAGGGCCAAAGAACAGTTGGAGCTCGAGCTCAAGAAGTCGCAGGACACGATCGCTGAGATGGCTCGCGACTTAGAGgctgagagagagagtgggaaaAAACAGTATGATCAGGCTGTGTCTGATTATATTTATACTACTCTCTCTAAGGTCcctgacttcgacttctcgctgCTTGGAGATGAAGCTGCTGAAATGGCTGAAGCCTTTCGCTCGATGTCTCCTACCCGGACTCACGGCAACCTTCCGGATGAAATCGAGGGAGCGCAGGCTGAGGAGGTCGAGAATGAAGTTGTGAGCAAGATCGTGGATGAGGCTGCTCCTGATGAGACTACTCCCGCtgcttga
- the LOC115704476 gene encoding GDSL esterase/lipase 5 produces MERLRCVFLALFLDIYVVLLLITSPVCESNNNVTKPSSKKHGIAFFIFGDSFLDAGNNNYINTTTLDQANFWPYGETYFKFPTGRFSDGRLISDFIAEYANLPLIPPFLQPGFRHYYKGVNFASSGAGALVETFQGSVIDLKTQVRYYKKVEGWLRNKLGNVGGELMLSNAVYLISIGSNDYLSLFLTNSTILKTYSKSQYIEMVIGNLTTVIKDIYSSGGKKFGFINLPEFGCLPGLRVTNQDGNYKCIEEASSLANLHNKALSKLLNKLSKQLKGFKYSLYDLNTNLRKRMITPSYYGFKDGERACCGTGEFRGVFSCGGKRIVKDYQLCQNPNHHIFWDSYHLTEIAYKQFAHEMWTGPRTVVGPYTMKDLFQAH; encoded by the exons ATGGAAAGATTAAGGTGTGTGTTCCTTGCATTATTCCTTGATATTTATGTGGTCCTATTACTTATCACATCCCCTGTTTGTGAGAGTAATAATAATGTAACTAAACCATCTTCTAAGAAACATGGAATTGCTTTCTTCATCTTTGGAGATTCCTTCTTGGATGCCGGTAACAACAACTACATCAACACCACAACTCTTGACCAAGCAAATTTCTGGCCTTATGGAGAGACTTACTTCAAGTTCCCCACCGGAAGATTCTCCGATGGCCGGTTGATATCGGATTTTATTG CTGAATATGCTAACCTACCATTGATTCCACCTTTTCTACAACCGGGGTTTCGCCATTATTATAAAGGAGTGAACTTTGCTTCTTCAGGGGCTGGTGCTCTGGTCGAAACGTTTCAAGGATCG GTGATCGATCTGAAAACTCAGGTAAGGTACTATAAGAAGGTAGAGGGTTGGTTGAGAAATAAGTTGGGGAATGTTGGAGGTGAATTGATGTTGTCTAATGCTGTCTACTTAATTAGCATTGGCAGTAATGATTATTTGAGCCTTTTCTTAACCAATTCCACCATCCTCAAAACCTACTCCAAATCACAGTACATTGAGATGGTCATTGGCAACTTGACAACTGTCATCAAA GATATATATAGCAGTGGGGGTAAAAAATTTGGATTTATAAACTTGCCAGAATTTGGTTGTTTACCGGGCTTGAGAGTAACTAACCAAGATGGTAACTATAAGTGCATAGAAGAAGCTTCATCTTTAGCAAACTTACATAACAAAGCTCTTTCAAAGCTTCTCAATAAACTATCAAAGCAGTTGAAGGGCTTCAAATATTCACTCTATGACCTCAACACCAATCTCAGAAAGAGAATGATTACTCCATCTTACTACG GGTTCAAGGATGGAGAAAGGGCTTGCTGTGGAACAGGGGAATTTAGAGGAGTGTTTAGTTGTGGAGGAAAAAGAATCGTGAAGGATTATCAACTTTGTCAGAATCCTAATCACCACATTTTCTGGGACTCGTACCATCTCACTGAAATTGCTTACAAACAATTTGCCCATGAAATGTGGACAGGCCCACGCACTGTAGTTGGGCCTTACACTATGAAAGACCTCTTTCAGGCCCACTAA